The following proteins are co-located in the Eikenella exigua genome:
- a CDS encoding type IV secretory system conjugative DNA transfer family protein: protein MGIFSKQHRNNAAGHREEPISKNRERWVAVGLLLGSVLLGLSAATQYFAAAAGYDPALGFHIGKLYMPWSILIWYGKWRSVYPKPLMTAFSIMLVLVTLSMMGILIWRIVRANTNKAHESLHGSARWADRKDIETAGLLPKKGQDSDGVYVGGWLDKQGKLHYLRHSGPEHVLTYAPTRSGKGLGLVIPTLLSWPHSTVITDLKGELWALTAGWRRQYAYNKVIRFEPATAAGSAAWNPLEEIRIGTEYEIGDVQNLATMIVDPDGKGLVSHWEKTAFALLTGVILFALYKERKNGRMATLPGIDRMLSNPEQPVQDLWVEMATHSQDYTDDGRELLVVSSAGQDMLDRPDEEAGSVLSTAKSYLALYRDTVVAANVSRSDFRIKDLMNDESPVSLYIITQPNDKLRLRPLVRILVNMIFRLLADKMEFENGRPKANYKHRLLFMADEFPSLGKLDILQESLAFVAGYGIKCYLITQDLNQLKSRETGYGPDETITSNCHVQNAYPPNRIETAEHLSKLTGVTTVVKEQITTSGKRASAMLSQVSRTTQEVQRPLLTADECMRMKGPVKDANGMVTEAGDMVIYVAGYPAIYGRQILYFMDPAFSVRAKVPAPRHTDRTRTCIRISDAPSAFDLMT from the coding sequence ATGGGTATTTTCAGCAAGCAACACCGAAATAATGCAGCCGGCCATCGGGAAGAACCGATTTCCAAAAACAGGGAACGCTGGGTAGCAGTGGGTCTGCTGTTGGGTAGCGTATTACTCGGCCTGTCGGCAGCGACACAGTATTTTGCTGCCGCTGCCGGTTATGACCCTGCTTTGGGTTTCCATATCGGCAAGCTTTATATGCCGTGGAGTATTTTGATTTGGTACGGTAAGTGGCGGTCGGTGTATCCCAAGCCGTTAATGACGGCATTCAGCATCATGTTGGTGCTGGTCACTCTGAGTATGATGGGCATACTGATATGGCGCATTGTCAGAGCAAACACCAATAAGGCACACGAATCCTTGCACGGTTCGGCACGATGGGCTGACCGTAAGGATATCGAAACCGCTGGCTTGCTACCGAAAAAAGGACAGGATAGCGACGGTGTGTACGTTGGTGGCTGGCTCGACAAACAGGGTAAGCTGCATTATTTGCGCCATTCCGGTCCGGAGCATGTACTGACTTACGCACCGACCCGTTCCGGTAAAGGTTTGGGTTTGGTTATCCCGACCTTGTTGTCATGGCCGCACAGTACGGTCATTACCGATTTGAAAGGCGAATTGTGGGCATTGACCGCCGGTTGGCGCCGCCAATACGCCTATAACAAGGTTATCCGCTTCGAGCCGGCCACTGCCGCTGGTAGTGCTGCCTGGAATCCGTTGGAGGAGATCCGTATCGGTACCGAGTATGAAATCGGCGACGTGCAGAATTTAGCTACCATGATTGTGGATCCAGACGGGAAAGGGTTGGTCAGCCACTGGGAAAAAACCGCATTTGCCCTGCTGACGGGCGTTATTTTGTTTGCCTTGTACAAAGAGCGGAAAAACGGGCGGATGGCCACTTTACCGGGGATCGACCGGATGTTATCCAATCCGGAACAACCGGTGCAGGATTTATGGGTCGAAATGGCGACCCATTCCCAGGACTATACCGATGATGGCCGTGAGTTACTGGTGGTGTCCTCCGCCGGACAGGATATGTTGGATAGGCCGGACGAAGAGGCCGGTTCCGTCCTTTCTACGGCCAAATCCTATTTGGCCTTGTACCGCGACACGGTGGTGGCAGCCAATGTCAGCCGTTCGGACTTTCGGATTAAAGACCTGATGAATGACGAAAGCCCGGTCAGCCTATACATCATTACCCAGCCGAACGATAAATTGCGGTTGCGCCCGTTGGTGCGTATTTTGGTAAATATGATTTTCCGGTTGCTGGCGGACAAAATGGAGTTTGAGAACGGGCGGCCGAAGGCCAATTACAAGCATCGGCTGCTGTTTATGGCGGATGAATTTCCCAGTTTGGGCAAGTTGGATATTCTGCAAGAGTCGCTGGCGTTTGTTGCCGGTTACGGGATCAAATGCTACCTGATTACTCAGGATTTGAACCAATTGAAGAGTCGGGAAACCGGCTATGGTCCGGATGAGACCATTACCTCAAACTGCCACGTCCAAAACGCTTATCCGCCCAACCGGATTGAAACGGCAGAACATCTGTCTAAGCTGACCGGTGTTACAACGGTGGTCAAAGAACAAATCACCACCAGCGGCAAACGCGCCAGTGCCATGTTGAGCCAGGTGTCGCGCACGACGCAGGAAGTACAACGGCCCTTGCTGACAGCCGACGAGTGCATGCGCATGAAGGGGCCGGTTAAAGATGCCAACGGTATGGTTACCGAGGCCGGTGATATGGTGATTTATGTGGCGGGTTATCCGGCGATTTACGGCCGCCAGATC